From one Drosophila subpulchrella strain 33 F10 #4 breed RU33 chromosome 3L, RU_Dsub_v1.1 Primary Assembly, whole genome shotgun sequence genomic stretch:
- the LOC119555300 gene encoding trypsin, which produces MKYSVLTLLLICGHKTWAKSNQERIVGGVELPIDLIPWLASISVHGNYSCSSALIASQWLVTAGHCVYYPDSYSVRAGSASANEGGQRRDVVRIILHPDFNLRTLEHDIALLKTSKSFSIGGSVQLVKLPLPGLNILPQTLFVAGWGSPDVNDSDAEPKLRGTLVKVIDQRRCRRLYSYLDRPITDDMVCAADAGRDHCFGDSGAPLVHRGCSYGIVSFAHGCADPHFPGVYTRLANYVTWIFHILETDTKMNFVQ; this is translated from the coding sequence ATGAAATATTCGGTGTTGACTTTATTGCTAATTTGTGGCCATAAAACATGGGCTAAATCTAATCAGGAACGAATCGTAGGTGGAGTGGAACTGCCCATTGATCTGATACCCTGGCTGGCTTCCATTAGTGTGCATGGAAATTATAGTTGCAGCTCGGCATTGATAGCATCCCAGTGGTTGGTCACAGCTGGGCATTGTGTCTATTATCCGGATAGCTACTCAGTTCGCGCAGGATCTGCATCCGCTAATGAGGGTGGTCAGAGAAGGGATGTTGTGAGGATTATCCTTCATCCTGATTTTAATCTGCGAACTCTGGAGCACGACATCGCATTGCTGAAGACAAGCAAGTCCTTCAGTATTGGAGGAAGTGTTCAGTTGGTAAAGCTACCGCTGCCAGGACTTAATATCCTTCCCCAAACACTTTTTGTTGCCGGTTGGGGCAGTCCAGATGTCAACGACAGTGATGCGGAACCCAAGCTACGCGGCACATTGGTGAAGGTTATAGATCAGAGGCGTTGTCGTCGACTTTATTCGTATTTGGATCGACCCATTACGGATGACATGGTTTGTGCGGCCGACGCTGGACGGGATCATTGCTTCGGAGATTCAGGAGCTCCTTTGGTTCACCGAGGCTGTAGCTATGGGATAGTATCCTTCGCTCATGGATGTGCCGATCCACATTTTCCGGGAGTCTACACCAGATTGGCCAACTATGTGACCTGGATATTCCATATCCTGGAAACTGATACCAAAATGAATTTTGTTCAATAA
- the LOC119555301 gene encoding trypsin-7-like, producing the protein MDFKKIGSFSGIVIFSCLCIVVASGQPQSSSWSGYYVDNGTHYLLYQGPSLKPQTFLPGNISTNPAINALEAQDYLPTRIVNGKKIKCSRAPYQCALHYNNNFLCGCVILSRTWILTAQHCKVGRAGRYTVRAGSTQQRRGGQLRHVQKTVIHPGYSEYTMKNDLCMMKLKSPLKFGRCVQKARLPSPKTRRFPRCCLASGWGLTSANAQNVQRYLRGVIVCMVRRSKCQQDYRKAGIKIYEQMICAKRKNRDTCSGDSGGPLVHKGVLYGVTSFGIGCNNPNYPGVYVNILQFVRWMKEVARNN; encoded by the coding sequence ATGGATTTTAAAAAGATTGGAAGTTTTTCGGGAATAGTAATATTTTCTTGTCTATGTATCGTGGTAGCAAGTGGACAACCGCAAAGTTCTTCCTGGAGTGGTTACTATGTAGACAATGGCACCCACTATCTGCTATATCAAGGGCCAAGTCTCAAACCCCAGACCTTTTTGCCTGGAAATATATCTACTAACCCCGCGATAAATGCCCTTGAAGCACAGGATTATCTGCCAACTCGTATAGTGAATGGCAAGAAGATAAAATGCTCTAGAGCACCTTATCAATGTGCTCtccattataataataatttcctTTGTGGGTGCGTAATACTCTCCCGCACATGGATTCTCACTGCCCAGCATTGTAAGGTTGGTAGAGCTGGAAGATATACTGTTCGAGCGGGATCGACGCAGCAGAGGAGAGGTGGCCAGCTCCGTCACGTCCAGAAGACAGTGATCCATCCGGGCTACAGTGAATACACCATGAAGAACGACCTGTGCATGATGAAGCTGAAGAGCCCACTGAAATTCGGCCGGTGTGTCCAAAAAGCGAGGCTGCCGTCCCCGAAAACCAGGCGATTCCCCAGATGTTGTCTGGCCAGCGGATGGGGACTGACCTCGGCAAACGCCCAGAATGTCCAGCGGTATCTGCGGGGAGTTATAGTCTGCATGGTGAGGCGAAGCAAGTGCCAGCAGGACTATCGGAAGGCAGGGATCAAGATCTACGAGCAAATGATATGTGCCAAGCGAAAGAACCGAGACACCTGCTCGGGAGATTCTGGAGGTCCGCTGGTCCACAAGGGCGTCCTCTATGGAGTCACGTCGTTTGGAATCGGTTGTAACAATCCAAATTATCCGGGAGTTTATGTCAATATCTTGCAATTTGTTAGATGGATGAAGGAGGTGGCGCGCAATAATTAA